A section of the Fibrobacter sp. UWH6 genome encodes:
- the gap gene encoding type I glyceraldehyde-3-phosphate dehydrogenase, producing MALKLGINGFGRIGRMVFRAAVENFSNDIQVVGINDLLTVDYLAYMLKYDSVHGKFEHEVSFEQGEKNYLIVDGNKIQIFAERDPLNITWGALQADVVVESTGFFLTDELARKHIQAGAKKVIMSAPSKDATPMFVYGVNHNTYAGQDIISNASCTTNCLAPISKVLDEKFGIVRGLMTTVHAATATQKTVDGPSMKDWRGGRGILENIIPSSTGAAKAVGKVLPQLNGKLTGMSLRVPTSDVSFVDLTAELKTAATYEEICAAMKEASEKCVCDGGLKGILGYTDEALVSTDFRNDARTSIFDVKAGIQLDPTFVKVCAWYDNEWGYSNKVCEMAKVITK from the coding sequence ATGGCTCTCAAACTCGGTATCAATGGTTTCGGTCGTATCGGCCGTATGGTGTTCCGCGCTGCTGTGGAAAACTTCTCTAACGACATCCAGGTTGTTGGTATCAACGACCTCCTCACTGTCGACTACCTCGCATACATGCTGAAGTATGACTCCGTGCACGGCAAGTTCGAACACGAAGTTTCCTTCGAACAGGGCGAAAAGAACTACCTCATCGTTGATGGCAACAAGATCCAGATCTTCGCAGAACGCGATCCTCTGAACATCACTTGGGGCGCTCTCCAGGCTGACGTCGTTGTTGAATCCACCGGTTTCTTCCTGACCGACGAACTGGCTCGCAAGCACATCCAGGCTGGTGCCAAGAAGGTTATCATGTCTGCTCCTTCCAAGGACGCTACTCCGATGTTCGTCTACGGTGTTAACCACAACACCTATGCTGGCCAGGACATCATCTCTAACGCTTCCTGCACCACCAACTGCTTGGCTCCGATTTCCAAGGTTCTCGACGAAAAGTTCGGCATCGTCCGTGGCCTCATGACCACCGTTCACGCTGCAACTGCTACTCAGAAGACTGTTGACGGTCCTTCCATGAAGGATTGGCGCGGTGGCCGTGGCATTCTCGAAAACATCATCCCGTCTTCCACCGGCGCTGCAAAGGCTGTTGGTAAGGTTCTCCCGCAGCTCAACGGCAAGCTCACTGGTATGTCCCTCCGCGTTCCTACCTCTGACGTTTCCTTCGTTGACCTGACTGCAGAACTCAAGACTGCTGCTACCTACGAAGAAATCTGCGCTGCTATGAAGGAAGCTTCTGAAAAGTGCGTTTGCGACGGCGGCCTGAAGGGCATCCTCGGTTACACCGACGAAGCTCTCGTTTCTACCGACTTCCGCAACGATGCTCGCACCTCCATCTTCGACGTCAAGGCTGGCATCCAGCTCGACCCGACCTTCGTGAAGGTTTGCGCTTGGTACGACAATGAATGGGGCTATTCCAACAAGGTTTGCGAAATGGCCAAGGTCATCACCAAGTAA
- a CDS encoding PHB depolymerase family esterase, with translation MKHNFQKTFVAGLSALGLAMFMACSDDSTPHAAAPVVDPSAGLEEQPQSGINQPETPADQFPAENPDPSENTVPAESSESGEIADPAPTSSEIAEISSSSEEVSSSSEEEPASSETVPAEPSYAFGYALKNAPTPSKGCGRETTLKTDKLVENGEHHVVNVNGTYREYFITLPKNYDNTKPYKLLIALHCYGSSAEDFVHHTPDYDHPTPYYSQQAQDTEGNYMFASLQAVNGLWNQGQADHDFFGQALTTIEDNYCIDTSRVFITGFSFGAMFSYSLMQDYQERIRAAATYAVADYNIWLPQDAGTDKNLPVAWMNVHGQNDDRCLYDKAKNSALPRILKKNGKASDGDSQFTDASGEIMAENQGSTGHTCHDFTTVDERFPVKFCSWPGNHQWTAHDTGNMGIGWGWEDTWVPEEVHKFFEQF, from the coding sequence GTGAAGCACAATTTCCAGAAAACTTTTGTGGCGGGGCTTTCCGCCTTGGGTTTGGCCATGTTCATGGCCTGTAGCGACGATTCCACCCCTCATGCGGCCGCCCCTGTGGTTGATCCCTCTGCCGGATTAGAGGAACAGCCGCAAAGCGGCATCAACCAGCCCGAAACCCCGGCAGACCAGTTTCCGGCCGAAAATCCCGACCCTAGCGAAAATACGGTCCCGGCAGAAAGCTCCGAATCCGGCGAAATTGCAGACCCGGCCCCCACATCCAGCGAAATTGCAGAAATTTCAAGTTCTTCCGAAGAGGTTTCCAGCTCCAGCGAAGAGGAACCCGCCTCTTCCGAAACGGTTCCTGCCGAGCCTTCCTACGCATTCGGCTATGCCCTCAAGAACGCCCCCACCCCCAGTAAGGGTTGCGGCAGGGAAACCACCCTCAAGACCGACAAGTTGGTCGAAAATGGCGAGCATCATGTGGTCAACGTTAACGGTACCTACCGCGAATATTTTATCACCCTGCCCAAGAATTACGACAATACCAAGCCCTACAAGCTGCTGATCGCCCTCCACTGCTACGGCAGTTCCGCCGAGGACTTCGTCCACCACACACCGGACTACGACCACCCCACTCCCTATTACAGCCAGCAGGCCCAGGATACCGAGGGTAACTACATGTTCGCCTCGCTCCAGGCGGTAAATGGCCTGTGGAACCAGGGTCAGGCAGACCATGATTTCTTCGGTCAGGCCCTCACCACCATCGAAGACAACTACTGTATCGACACCAGCCGCGTGTTCATTACCGGTTTTAGTTTCGGAGCCATGTTCTCTTACTCCCTGATGCAGGACTACCAGGAACGTATCCGCGCCGCCGCCACCTATGCCGTGGCCGATTACAACATCTGGCTTCCCCAGGATGCGGGTACCGACAAGAACCTGCCCGTGGCCTGGATGAATGTTCACGGCCAGAACGACGACCGCTGCCTTTACGACAAGGCAAAGAACAGCGCCCTCCCCCGAATTTTAAAGAAAAACGGCAAGGCCTCCGACGGAGATAGCCAATTTACCGACGCCAGCGGCGAAATCATGGCCGAAAACCAGGGCAGCACGGGCCACACCTGCCACGACTTTACCACGGTAGACGAACGATTCCCCGTAAAGTTCTGCAGCTGGCCCGGAAACCACCAGTGGACCGCCCACGACACCGGCAACATGGGTATCGGCTGGGGCTGGGAAGACACCTGGGTCCCCGAAGAGGTCCACAAGTTCTTCGAGCAGTTTTAA
- a CDS encoding DUF3857 domain-containing protein → MNLKIAQMFRFAPLFGLFFLVSCAGNGAPLTENTPQSAPEETTQGSYADDYFDDGTPTAASTLNSQAKSAPAAKKSARSGAIGSAGFNFKVKNPADWALISGPEAGESGVPYEFYNASTGRRAVLIVVELPQGEPMRLMDRAQVEMQAFESSGKKATLAETYPEEAFGTTGAFFDVAGKRYETPYEAVGFVTGGGNHIYTLTLSATDDVPAPGALKEEWKEFFADFQMLETAQETGPELSPENVQSYHSDALGYDWAVKDTLWHHWMGISRQNEDPDLVLSNKAEDVSLFVYGAMIPQDEVSQQDLFKVLLVRLGVDPGNPTLDVQRQKIKDADGNILYAQDFTLTHTVNKFDFYYTGRYIYNEGRGILIVSWTQGINKGKYSKLMDRAVEGLTMGAAPAADASAEAAKKQAKFNAAIMSQVGLLRLLENQPLVALSYFERANKMDPEEPLYLINCGFVYQMKELYGPGISHFESQKELVRKNGKLLSILGEMYEALFDYGRARECAEGALRYTPNNPEYVINLSDALWGLGQRNQSLIVVQRLYDTQPSSRLGVYLAKTYMGLDQYAEAVDVLYGVRGRFGMSVELGTALMDALMFLGRYEEARAISEETLAKDRNDYKIWTTQGKILFYSRNYREAEKSLTKALSLRPDNEDAKSFLSATKAFLGKADNRTLQKPITPVEDRTSDLKKLLRPEAKAEAVDGDFPAVVHYNKHALKADKGASDKGFAWTRTEEMLMEILDVRGAAIYRELTFDFLPGFDRIYINALEVYDSNMKLKQKASLNGAYITYATEVGGGNESQTAHFPLTDLEPGDFVYMQYSRTNIENKGMIPYTNFISSKDVPVGESVFRIYADKDRFVTEEYGPLERQEIKGGMEWKINSPVVIRKELYMPVYRDFGAGVMLTGKQEWASVGEDYQNLIKHQFKQAVSVREKAFEVKGSKANDNAVKAIVNFVRRDIRYRDIRFGGHSLIPQTAESTLKQHRGDCKDMALLLKEMLQSIGVKSYLTAIHLTEEGFEQLPTIQQFNHMILYIPKQGNISEMWVDATDKTGNDRPVPLDMEGKVALIIDDDSSRVVTTPILEDNQEHQISVDHRLFIGNDGACEFRDSVALAGKFGSVMRNRFYGRDVKEQEKLMEDFLASGIPDVSIGNIKIENLTEFNKPLVLVVTYASKGYFGQGGSELKGRFPNVWERSLFKLPKVSKRHHPIRMPHETLFSYSLNVKAAGGREVAVNGPKALTRAPDYVSYEKGCAEGTNAQNCIKWTTFALYADPSEYEKIREEWTYLLSETSPMIMVK, encoded by the coding sequence ATGAATTTGAAAATTGCCCAAATGTTCCGTTTTGCCCCCCTTTTCGGGCTGTTTTTTCTGGTTTCCTGTGCCGGTAACGGTGCTCCCCTGACCGAAAACACCCCCCAGTCCGCCCCCGAAGAGACTACCCAGGGTAGTTACGCCGACGATTATTTCGACGACGGCACCCCCACAGCCGCCTCGACCCTGAACAGCCAGGCAAAGTCCGCCCCCGCCGCTAAGAAATCAGCCCGTTCTGGCGCCATCGGTTCGGCCGGTTTCAATTTCAAGGTCAAGAACCCCGCAGACTGGGCCCTGATTAGCGGCCCCGAAGCCGGAGAATCCGGCGTACCCTACGAATTTTATAATGCTAGCACTGGGCGTCGTGCGGTCCTTATAGTAGTGGAACTCCCCCAGGGCGAACCTATGCGCCTGATGGACCGAGCCCAGGTAGAAATGCAGGCTTTCGAAAGTAGCGGAAAGAAGGCCACCCTGGCCGAAACCTACCCCGAAGAGGCTTTCGGGACTACCGGAGCCTTCTTTGACGTGGCCGGCAAGCGCTACGAAACCCCTTATGAGGCCGTAGGCTTTGTCACCGGCGGCGGCAACCATATTTATACTCTGACGCTGTCGGCTACCGACGATGTTCCGGCTCCCGGTGCCCTCAAGGAAGAATGGAAGGAATTCTTCGCCGACTTCCAGATGCTGGAGACCGCCCAGGAAACGGGCCCCGAGCTTTCTCCGGAGAACGTCCAGAGCTATCATTCCGACGCCCTGGGCTACGACTGGGCCGTAAAGGACACCCTCTGGCACCACTGGATGGGGATTTCCCGCCAGAACGAGGACCCGGACCTGGTTCTTTCTAATAAGGCCGAGGATGTTTCGCTGTTTGTGTACGGCGCCATGATTCCCCAGGACGAAGTGAGCCAGCAGGACCTGTTCAAGGTGCTTTTGGTGCGCCTTGGTGTGGATCCGGGGAACCCCACCCTGGACGTGCAGCGCCAGAAGATCAAGGATGCCGACGGTAATATCCTTTATGCCCAGGATTTTACCCTGACCCACACGGTGAACAAGTTCGACTTCTATTACACCGGTCGATATATATATAATGAGGGTCGCGGGATTTTGATCGTCTCCTGGACCCAGGGGATAAATAAGGGCAAGTACAGCAAACTGATGGATCGAGCCGTAGAAGGCTTGACTATGGGAGCCGCTCCTGCCGCAGACGCCTCTGCCGAGGCCGCCAAGAAGCAGGCCAAGTTCAACGCCGCCATCATGAGCCAGGTGGGCCTGCTCCGCCTGCTTGAAAATCAGCCCCTGGTGGCCTTGAGTTACTTCGAGCGCGCCAACAAGATGGACCCCGAGGAACCCCTTTACCTGATCAACTGCGGTTTCGTGTACCAGATGAAGGAACTGTACGGCCCGGGTATCAGCCATTTTGAAAGCCAGAAGGAACTGGTCCGCAAGAACGGAAAGCTCCTGAGCATTCTGGGTGAAATGTACGAGGCACTGTTCGACTATGGCCGCGCCCGCGAATGTGCCGAAGGGGCCCTGCGCTACACTCCCAACAATCCTGAATATGTAATCAACCTGAGCGACGCCTTGTGGGGCCTGGGCCAGCGCAACCAGTCCCTGATTGTGGTGCAGCGTCTTTACGATACCCAGCCCAGCAGCCGCCTGGGCGTGTACCTGGCCAAGACTTACATGGGGCTTGACCAGTACGCCGAAGCGGTGGACGTTCTTTATGGTGTCCGCGGACGATTCGGCATGAGCGTGGAACTGGGAACCGCCTTGATGGACGCCCTCATGTTCCTGGGCCGCTACGAAGAGGCACGCGCCATTAGCGAAGAGACTCTGGCCAAGGACCGCAACGATTATAAGATCTGGACCACCCAGGGTAAGATCCTTTTCTATTCCCGCAATTACCGCGAAGCCGAAAAGAGCCTGACCAAGGCCCTTTCCCTGCGCCCCGATAACGAAGATGCCAAGAGTTTCCTGTCGGCTACCAAGGCTTTCCTGGGCAAGGCTGACAACCGCACCCTGCAAAAGCCCATTACTCCGGTGGAAGACCGCACCTCTGACCTGAAGAAGCTGCTACGCCCCGAAGCCAAGGCCGAAGCCGTAGATGGGGACTTCCCCGCCGTGGTCCATTACAACAAGCACGCCCTCAAGGCCGACAAGGGCGCAAGCGACAAGGGGTTCGCCTGGACCCGCACCGAAGAAATGCTCATGGAAATCCTGGATGTGCGCGGTGCCGCCATCTATCGTGAGTTAACCTTCGACTTCTTGCCCGGTTTTGACCGCATTTATATTAACGCCCTGGAAGTCTACGACAGCAACATGAAGCTGAAGCAGAAGGCCAGCCTGAACGGTGCCTATATTACCTATGCAACCGAAGTCGGTGGCGGCAACGAATCCCAGACGGCCCACTTCCCCCTGACGGACTTGGAACCGGGAGACTTCGTGTACATGCAGTACAGCCGAACCAACATCGAAAACAAGGGCATGATCCCCTACACCAACTTCATCAGTTCCAAGGATGTTCCCGTTGGTGAATCCGTATTCCGCATCTACGCCGACAAGGACCGCTTCGTTACCGAAGAATATGGTCCTCTCGAACGTCAGGAAATCAAGGGTGGCATGGAATGGAAGATCAACAGCCCCGTGGTGATCCGCAAGGAACTCTACATGCCTGTTTACCGCGACTTTGGCGCTGGTGTCATGCTCACCGGCAAGCAGGAATGGGCTTCTGTTGGCGAAGATTACCAGAACTTGATCAAGCATCAGTTCAAGCAGGCCGTTTCTGTTCGCGAAAAGGCTTTTGAAGTCAAGGGATCCAAGGCAAACGACAACGCCGTCAAGGCCATCGTCAACTTTGTGCGCCGCGATATCCGTTACCGCGACATTCGCTTCGGCGGACACAGCCTGATTCCGCAAACAGCAGAATCCACCCTCAAGCAGCACCGCGGCGACTGTAAGGACATGGCCCTCTTGCTTAAGGAAATGCTGCAGTCCATTGGCGTCAAGAGTTATCTGACCGCCATCCACCTGACGGAAGAAGGTTTTGAACAGCTGCCCACCATCCAGCAGTTCAACCACATGATTCTTTATATTCCCAAGCAGGGGAACATCAGCGAAATGTGGGTAGACGCTACCGACAAGACGGGTAACGACCGCCCCGTGCCCCTGGATATGGAAGGCAAGGTGGCCTTGATCATTGACGACGACAGCAGCCGCGTGGTGACGACGCCAATCCTCGAAGATAATCAGGAACATCAGATTTCTGTAGACCATCGTCTGTTCATTGGCAACGACGGCGCTTGCGAATTTCGCGACTCCGTGGCTCTGGCAGGCAAGTTCGGAAGCGTCATGCGTAACCGTTTCTATGGCCGCGACGTCAAGGAACAGGAAAAGCTGATGGAAGACTTCCTGGCCTCCGGTATTCCCGACGTAAGTATCGGAAATATCAAGATCGAGAATCTGACGGAGTTCAACAAGCCCCTGGTTCTTGTGGTGACTTACGCCTCCAAGGGTTACTTCGGACAGGGCGGTTCCGAACTGAAGGGACGCTTCCCCAACGTGTGGGAACGCAGCCTCTTCAAGCTGCCCAAGGTGTCCAAGCGTCATCACCCCATCCGCATGCCTCACGAAACGCTGTTCAGCTACAGCCTGAATGTGAAGGCCGCCGGTGGCCGCGAAGTGGCCGTGAATGGCCCCAAGGCACTGACCCGCGCTCCCGACTACGTCAGCTACGAAAAGGGCTGCGCCGAAGGCACCAACGCCCAGAATTGCATCAAGTGGACTACCTTCGCCCTGTACGCCGACCCCAGCGAATACGAAAAGATTCGCGAGGAATGGACCTACCTGCTAAGCGAAACTAGCCCCATGATCATGGTGAAGTAA